The genomic region ACGTGCCGTTGAGCGCCGGCGGCGGCGCGGGCTCGACGGTGACGACGAACCGGCGCGGCGCACCGGCGGCCGGCACGGCGTGGTCGCCGGCGCGGCCGGCGGTCCCGATGCGCGCGGCGTCGGCTGCCCGCGGCGCGTCCGTCGCGGCGCGCCCGTCCGGCGGCGCGTCCGTCGCGGCGCGCCCGTCCGGCGGCGCGTCCGTCGCGGCCGCCTCGTTCGCCGGCGGCGCGTCCCCCGCGGCCGCGTCGCCGCCGTCGGGCGCGGAGAGAAAGTCGAGGATGCCTCGCAACGTCTTGACCGACGCGAGCTGCTCGACGACCTCGTCTTCGGACTGGCCGCCGCGCGCCCCGAGTCCGACGCGGTCGCGCAGCTCTCCGAGGATCTCGATCCGCTTGATGCTGTCGATCGACAGCTCCGCCTCGAGGTCGAGGTCGAGCCCGAGCATGTCGACCGGATAGCCGGTGCGTTCGGCCACGATCGCGAGGAGCACGTCGCGCAGGTCGCGCGCCTGCGCTGCGCCCTGCGGCGCCGGTGCGGCGGCGTCCGCCGCCGGGCTCGCCGGCGCGTCCGCCGGCGGGCTCGCCGGCGCGACCGCGCGCTCGTCCCCCTCGGCGGCGTGCGCGGGCGCCGGGTGGGCGGCGACCGCCGGCGCGGCGCCCGCGCGCGCCGGCCGATCGGCGGCCGGCCGGGCGCCCAGCCATGCGAGCATCACGTCGCGCTGGGCCGCGATGACCTCGCGCATGTTGCGCAGGTACTCGACGACCGCCGCCTCGGAGCCCGGCGCGGAGCCCGGCTCGGTCCCCGCGCCGGCGACCGAGCGCGTGCCGCTCGTTGCACGCGCCACGGATTGCGCACCGGCGCGCGGCGGCGCGACGACCGGCACCGGCGTCGGCCGATAGGCCCCCCGCGGCGGCTCTCCCGACGCCGGCGTCGCGCGGTATCCGTTGACCTTCCAGGTGGACGCGGAGCGCCCGGGCAGCGGTTGACGCATGTCCAACTCCTTCGTATCGCGGCCGGCGTAGAGCGCCGCCGGATCGACGGCGACGCCGCTGGTCGCAAGCTGTGCGAGCGCGCGTTGAAGCGCGCGGAGCCCGTGGTCGCCCGCGACGTCGGTCGGGATCGCCCGGTGCGGCCGATCGCCGAGCGTCAGCTCGACCAGCCGCGTCAACACGCGCCCCGGACCGACCTCGACGAACACGCGCGCACCCGCCGCGTACATCGCCTCGATCTGCTCGGTGAACCGCACCGGTCGCGCCACCTGCGACGCGAGCAGCGCGCGCACCGCCGCGGCGTCGGCCGGGTACGGCGCGGCCGTCGCGTTCGCCCACACGCGGGCCTCCGGCGCGGCGACGCCGGCGCGGTCGATGGCGCGGGCGAGCGCGTCGCGAGCGCCGGCGACCACCGGGCTGTGGAACGCGCACGCGACGTTGAGCGCGCGGGCGGTCATGCCGGCCGCCGCCAGCGCGTCGACCGCGCGCGCGATGGCGGCAGTCGGTCCCGCGATCACCGTCTGCGCCGGCGCGTTGCGATTGGCGACCACGACCTGCGCGATGCCCGCGTGCGCGAGCGCCTGCTCCACCGCGCCGGCCGGCGCGGCGACCGCGGCCATCGCCCCCGGATCGTCGCCGGCGGCCGCTACGATCGCCTCCGCGCGCGCGACCGACAGCGCCATGAGCGCGTCGAAGTCCATCGCGCCGGCTCGACACAGCGCCACCAGCTCGCCGTAGCTGTGCCCCGCGTAGTGAGCGGCGCGCACCCCGAGCCGGTCGAGCAACTCGGCCATCGCAAACCCGGCGACGCCCAGCGCCGGCTGCGCAGCGCGCGTGTCGGTGACCGCCGCGCGCTGCGCGGCGCGCTCCTCGGCGGAGAATGCCGCCGGCGGGAACATGCGCGCGGCGACGTCGCCGGCGCGCGCGAGCCACTGCTGCAACCGCGGGAACGCGACGAACAGGTCGGCGAGCATGCCGACGCGCTGGCTTCCCTGGCCCGGAAACAGGAACGCGACGTCGCCCGCGGCGGCGCCGTCGGCCCACCACACGTCCGCCGCCGCATCGCCGCGGCAGGCGGCCGCCAGCTTGACGCGCAGATCGGCGACGCTGTCGGCCACGATCGCGAGCTGGACCGGGCCGTCGCCGGCGAGCGTGACAGTGCGGGCGACGTCGCGCAGGCGCACCGGGGCGTCGCTGGCGAGCGCGCGCTCGAGCCGACCGGCGCGCTCGACCGCCGCCGCGCGATCCGGCGCGCGGAACCACACCAGCTCGCACGGCCACTCGTCGAGCCCCGCCTCGGGCCGATCCGCGCCCTCGTACGCCGACACGACGCAGTGGAAGTTGGTGCCGCCGAACCCGAGCGCGCTCACCGCCGCGACCCGGCGGTCGTCAGGCCACGGCCGCGCGCGATCGACGAACACGAACGGGCTGCGGTCCGCGCGCCACGCGGGATTGGGTCGTTCGATATGCAACGTCGGCGGCTGGACGCCCGCGTACACGGCGCGCGCGGCTTTGATCAGCCCCGCCATCCCCGCGGCGCACTTCGTGTGGCCGATGTTTGACTTCACCGAGCCGATCGCGCACGACCGCGGCCGCGCGCCGGCCCGTTCGAACACGTCGGTGAGCGCGGCCAGCTCGGTGCGATCGCCGACGACCGTGCCGGTACCGTGCGCCTCGACCAGACCGACATCGGCCGGCGACACCCGGGCCCGCCGGTACGCGCGCTCGAGCGCGCGCACCTGGCCCTCGCGCCGCGGCGCCGTCAACCCGAGGCTGCGGCCGTCCGACGAGCCCGCGATGCCGCGGATGACCGCGTAGATGCGGTCGCCGTCGCGCTCGGCGTCCGCGAGCCGCTTGAGCACGACGCACGCGACGCCCTCTCCGAGCGCGATGCCGTCGGCGCTCGCGTCGAACGTACGGCACTGGCCCGATGGCGACAGCGCGTGCACGCTCGCGAACAGCAGGTAGTCGTTGATCGTGTTGTGCACGTCAGCGCCGCCGCACAACACCATGTCGCTCGCGCCGGTCGCGAGTTCCTTGACGGCGAGGTCGACGGCAGCGAGCGACGAGGCGCACGCCGCGTCGACGGTGTAGTTGACGCCGCCGAGGTCCAGCCGGTTGGCGATTCGACCCGCGATGACGTTGGCGAGCACGCCGGGGAACGAGTCCTCCGTGAGCGACGGCAGGTGCTCGTCGAGTTCGGGCGGCAGCTCTCCGGCCAGTTGCGGGTACATCGCGCGAAAGCCGTACGCGCCCGACAGCTCGGTGCCGGCTTCGGCGCCGAAGATGACCGACGCCCGTTCGCGCGAAAACGGCCGGTCCGCGTAGCCGGCGTCGGCGAGCGCGCGGCGCGCCACCTCGAGCGCGAGCAGTTGCACCGGCTCGATCGCCGCCAGCGACTTCGGCGGAATGCCGTAGGCGATGGGATCGAAGTCGACGTCCGGCAGAAAGCCGCCCCACTTCGACGGCGTCTTTCGCCCCGCGCGCGCGCCCGTCGCGTCCGGGTCGTAGTACAGCGCCGGGTTCCACCGTTCGGCCGGCACCTCGGTGACCGAGTTGACGCCCGCGACGATGTGGGCCCAAAACGCGTGCGAATCGGCCGCGCCGGGGTAGATGCACGCCATCCCGACGATGGCCACGTCCGCCGGCGGCGGTTCCGCAGGAGTCGCCGGGCGCGGCACGTGCGCCGCGTCGATGCGCGCGGTGGCCCCCTCCGACACGTCCGCGTGCAGTTCGGCCATCGAACACACCTCGCCGCGCAGCGCCGCGACCTGGCCGATCATGAACAGCCCGTCTCGCCGCTGGTCCTCCTCGCTCACGCGCACCAGCCGGTCGCCGTCCCGGCGCAGGCCCTTGGCCGCGATGCGCAGCCGGCCGACGTTGAGCCGCTCGAGCTGCTCCCACACGCGCTCGGGCGGCTCACCCGAGCGCTCGAGGCGGCGCTTGTGGTCGTAGAACGCCCGCGCGTAGTCGGTGTCCACGCAGCGGGTCGCGTGGCCCGGAGCCGTCTCGAGCACGACGGTGCGGTCACACGCGAGCGCCGCCTGCTGGAACACCGGCGCGATCGCGCCGGTCGCGACCGCCTCCTCGGTAAACAAGTACGCCGTGCCCATCAACACGCCGACCTTCGCGCCCCGCTCGGCCAGCGGTCCCGCCATCGCGGCGACCATCGCCGCGGAGCGGGCGTCGTGAATGCCTCCGGCGAACAGCACGTGCAGGTCGCCGGGGTCGTCGACGGCCATGAGGCGATCGATCTGTTGCTGCCACAACGAAAAGCTCGACCGCGGGCCGATGTGGCCGCCGCACTCGCGGCCCTCGAACACGAACCGTCGCGCGCCGTCGCGCAAGAACAGGTCGAGCAGCCCGGGCGACGGCGCGTGCAGATAGGTCGCGATGCCGTCGGCCTCGAGCGGCGCCGCCTGAGACGGCCGACCGCCCGCGATCAGCGCCACCGGCGGCCGCGCGGCGCGCACCGCGGCGAGCTGCTCGTCGCGCAGCGCCGGCGGCGCGAATCCGAGCAGACCGACGCCCCACGGCCGGTCGCCGAGCCGCTCGCGCACGCCGTCGAGCAGCGCGCGCGCGTCGGGGCCGCGCAGCAGCGACAGCGCGACGAACGGCAGCGCGCCCGCGCCGGCGACCGCCTCCGCGAACGCCGCGCGGTCGCTCACGCGCGTCATCGGCCCCTGCGCGATCGGATAGCGCAGGCCGTGGGCGGCGGCCAGCGGCGCGTCCGGCGCCAGCGGCCGCGCTCGCCGTGCGGCGGCGATGTGCTCGCCGATCGCGTCGCGCAACGCGGCGACGATGCCGCCCGCGGTGCGATAGCGGTCGGCCAGCGGCCGGGCGAACGCGGCGTCCTGGCCGACCGGAACGAGCTGCGCGCGCAGGTCGTCGGCACCCAGTCGCCGCCGCACGTCGTCGGGCGCGGCGCCGGTCATCGCCGCGACCGGCAGATCGGGTCGCGACAGCACGCGGTGGCCGCCGACCACGACCGTCTCGCTGCCGTCCATCGCCGCGACCGCGCGGCGCACCTCGTCCGGCACCGTCGACTCGCGCGCGAGCGCGAGCTGCGCGTCGACCACGACGCCGGCCGCGCCGCCGGCGATGCACGCGGCGGCCGTGTGCAGGCCGATGCCGCCCTGCGCGTACACCGGGCGGTCCACCGCGGCCAGCAGGCGCTGCAGCAGCACGAAGGTCGTCTCGTCGCCGACCTCGCCACCGCTCTCGGCCCCCTTGGCGATGATCGCCGCCGCGCCGGCGGCGACGGCCGCGCGGGCCTGGTCGACCGACGTGACCTGGACGTAGACCGCGCGCGGCGCCCACGGCGAGAGGTCGGCGCCGGCCGGCACGATCACCGCGGCGACCTGCGGCGGCAGTGCAGCCGGGGCGAACTCCACGCCGCGCGGCACCCGCACGCCGAACCGCGCGCACCGCTCGGCCACGCGGGCGATCGCGCGCGCCGCTCGGTCCGCATCGCGACCGAGGTCCAGCACGGCGAGCGCACCGGCGCGGGCCACCGCGATTGCGAGGTCGGCGTCGGGCCGCTCGCCCGGCGTCAGACCGATGATGCGACAACTTTCGTTCGACGCGAACAACGGGGGCTCCGGCACGGCAGGTGGGGCCTTTCAATCCGCGAGCCAGCCCGCGCGCCGCCCGCGCGCGACCGCCACTGGAGCCGCCAGGGGGAGCCGGGCGCCCTCGCGCCCGCGAGTGCGGCCGCGAGGGCCGGAGTGCAGGGGGGCTGCGTCCCCGCCCGGCGCGACGGCCGCCCCCACCTCCGGGCGGGCGGCGGCGCGACCAACGTGCGCGAACAGGGGGACTGTCGGCGTGGGCGACATCGCCTCCGAGGTGCGGCCATGTGCGGAAAACGGCTCAAAAAAACCCGGCCCCGCGGGAGCGAACAGACGCTCGCCGCGGGATCCGGAACCGAATCCGCAATCGCCCCGCCGCTCGGTCGCGGGGCAGCGCCGTCAGAACGACAGATCGGCCGCGCCGTCGCAGTCCAGGTCGATCCCGTCGGGAATCCCGTCGCCGTCGGCGTCCACCGGTTGGGGCACGCACGCCGGCGGCACGGGCAGATCCGCGTCGGCGACGCCGTCGCAGTC from Deltaproteobacteria bacterium harbors:
- a CDS encoding SDR family oxidoreductase translates to MTPGERPDADLAIAVARAGALAVLDLGRDADRAARAIARVAERCARFGVRVPRGVEFAPAALPPQVAAVIVPAGADLSPWAPRAVYVQVTSVDQARAAVAAGAAAIIAKGAESGGEVGDETTFVLLQRLLAAVDRPVYAQGGIGLHTAAACIAGGAAGVVVDAQLALARESTVPDEVRRAVAAMDGSETVVVGGHRVLSRPDLPVAAMTGAAPDDVRRRLGADDLRAQLVPVGQDAAFARPLADRYRTAGGIVAALRDAIGEHIAAARRARPLAPDAPLAAAHGLRYPIAQGPMTRVSDRAAFAEAVAGAGALPFVALSLLRGPDARALLDGVRERLGDRPWGVGLLGFAPPALRDEQLAAVRAARPPVALIAGGRPSQAAPLEADGIATYLHAPSPGLLDLFLRDGARRFVFEGRECGGHIGPRSSFSLWQQQIDRLMAVDDPGDLHVLFAGGIHDARSAAMVAAMAGPLAERGAKVGVLMGTAYLFTEEAVATGAIAPVFQQAALACDRTVVLETAPGHATRCVDTDYARAFYDHKRRLERSGEPPERVWEQLERLNVGRLRIAAKGLRRDGDRLVRVSEEDQRRDGLFMIGQVAALRGEVCSMAELHADVSEGATARIDAAHVPRPATPAEPPPADVAIVGMACIYPGAADSHAFWAHIVAGVNSVTEVPAERWNPALYYDPDATGARAGRKTPSKWGGFLPDVDFDPIAYGIPPKSLAAIEPVQLLALEVARRALADAGYADRPFSRERASVIFGAEAGTELSGAYGFRAMYPQLAGELPPELDEHLPSLTEDSFPGVLANVIAGRIANRLDLGGVNYTVDAACASSLAAVDLAVKELATGASDMVLCGGADVHNTINDYLLFASVHALSPSGQCRTFDASADGIALGEGVACVVLKRLADAERDGDRIYAVIRGIAGSSDGRSLGLTAPRREGQVRALERAYRRARVSPADVGLVEAHGTGTVVGDRTELAALTDVFERAGARPRSCAIGSVKSNIGHTKCAAGMAGLIKAARAVYAGVQPPTLHIERPNPAWRADRSPFVFVDRARPWPDDRRVAAVSALGFGGTNFHCVVSAYEGADRPEAGLDEWPCELVWFRAPDRAAAVERAGRLERALASDAPVRLRDVARTVTLAGDGPVQLAIVADSVADLRVKLAAACRGDAAADVWWADGAAAGDVAFLFPGQGSQRVGMLADLFVAFPRLQQWLARAGDVAARMFPPAAFSAEERAAQRAAVTDTRAAQPALGVAGFAMAELLDRLGVRAAHYAGHSYGELVALCRAGAMDFDALMALSVARAEAIVAAAGDDPGAMAAVAAPAGAVEQALAHAGIAQVVVANRNAPAQTVIAGPTAAIARAVDALAAAGMTARALNVACAFHSPVVAGARDALARAIDRAGVAAPEARVWANATAAPYPADAAAVRALLASQVARPVRFTEQIEAMYAAGARVFVEVGPGRVLTRLVELTLGDRPHRAIPTDVAGDHGLRALQRALAQLATSGVAVDPAALYAGRDTKELDMRQPLPGRSASTWKVNGYRATPASGEPPRGAYRPTPVPVVAPPRAGAQSVARATSGTRSVAGAGTEPGSAPGSEAAVVEYLRNMREVIAAQRDVMLAWLGARPAADRPARAGAAPAVAAHPAPAHAAEGDERAVAPASPPADAPASPAADAAAPAPQGAAQARDLRDVLLAIVAERTGYPVDMLGLDLDLEAELSIDSIKRIEILGELRDRVGLGARGGQSEDEVVEQLASVKTLRGILDFLSAPDGGDAAAGDAPPANEAAATDAPPDGRAATDAPPDGRAATDAPRAADAARIGTAGRAGDHAVPAAGAPRRFVVTVEPAPPPALNGTSFDGARVAVVDDGGGVAQRLASALADLGARAEVVDAGAAHGDRAGGVDGLIDLAPLAAGATCDAVARAFPRVRAALAGGARWLAIATPNGGRFGDGAARVVAGAGGMVKALAREFPAAKLRALDFDRADGAERIAERIRVELLGVDRVVEAGYAGGDRFVRTVVPAPAPDAAVAALLDRDSVVVATGGARGITARAVVELARRYRCRFELVGRTPLPPDGGGDDPELAAAGDARALRSVLAARGVGSPADIEAECRRLLAVRAIRATLAEIARAGGEAVYHAVDVRDTAEWSALVDAIYARHGRIDGVLHGAGVVEDKLARDKTPESFSRVFATKVASAVALADRLRDDVRFVALFGSVSGVFGNRGQVDYAAANDALDAIARWLDRRIAGRAVAIDWGPWDGGGMVSDELRRAYARRGVQLIDPDAGVAALCAELAAADGPSQVVWMCAEPAAFSLQPAAPAVDG